The DNA window ATGAGATTTTCGATGACTTAAAAGATATGATAGGTGTGCTAATTTATTCAGGGATACTTTCGGAACGGGGACAGCAAAGTATAGGACAGAATAAATATGGGAAAGTATATGCTGTAAATACTGCTATTTGTATGTCCGAAAATGTTTTAAAAGAAGATAAGTTAACAGGGGGAAATTTGCGGGGAGAAATAGAGAAGCTAAATAGACAACGAGTAAAGATTTATTATAAAGGGACACCAAAAATGACTGAAATAGTTAGCAACCTTGCTAAGGGAGTTATTTTGACGTGTCCTAATTGTGGAAAAGAAAGGAAAAAAGAATGGAAAATATGTCCATACTGTGCTCAGTCCTATCCTGAAGAAGAATCACTATATGAAAAGCTGCGTAAACACCCTGTGGATTATCTTCCTATTAGCGAACGATTAAAGAATCGAGTTAAAGAGAAATTTGAGACCATTGGACAGATTTTAGATGCTTCCGAAGACGAAGTAGATGAGATTTATTATGTAGGCACTGTCCGAGTAAAAATTATTAAGACAGCAGCAATTGAATACATGGCAGGATAATTATGAAGTTTAGAGACTTGGTTGATTTGTACGAAAAGAAGAAACGGGAGTTTGGAATTGATGCTTACAAACATATTTCCGAGTTGTTGCGCGAAGCAAAAGAAATTCATAAGAGAGATTGGTTTAAAAATCCGACGCCTCAAAAAGATCATGAGCAATCATGGAAAGGGTTTAAAGGTAATAACCTTGAGAAACTTATAGTTCATATTATAAAAGATGAAGTAGAAAGTTTAGGTTTAAAAATAGTAAAAGGAAGCAAATTAGACAGGACAAAACCTAAGAATCTCTCAGAAGAGTTAAGCAGAGTGAAGCGGGCAGTTTTGGTTAACTATGGGGAATGGGGCATGCACCTTCCAGATGCTGATATTATTATCTATGACCCCACGAATCTGAAAGTTATCGCCATACTGTCTAGTAAATCCACATTGCGCGAAAGAATAGCAGAGACAGGATATTGGAAAATAAAACTTTCTCAAGACCCTGTTACAAAAAATATTAAGGTTTTATTTATAACTCCCGATGAAGACGATACGTTAACTACAAAAAAGCCGACCAAAAAAGGTAGAGCTATAGTTGAAGTTGATACGGATGGAAGCTATGTAATGAGCGAGACTAAAGTAGAAGAGAGCGATAAGGTAAAAATGTTTGATAAATTCATAAGTGATTTACGAGAGTTTATAGATAATGAAAGAGGTAAAGAAAAGTAAGAAAATAGAGCCGATTTTTGAGTCAACTACTCTCTGGGATTTTCCAACTCAAAACTATGGTGATATGCCACATGGGGATAACAAGTTTAATGGGGTAACACCTGCATTCGTTATTTGGAATCTTCTTCAAAGATATACAAAGGAATGTGATTTAGTAGTTGACCCAATGTGTGGAAGTGGAACAACTATCGATGTAGCTAAAGAGTTAGGACGAAAGGTCATAGGCTATGACATCGCTCCTTATAGGCAGGATATAATTCAAAACGATGCTCGACATATACCACTTGAGCATGATTCAGTTGACTTTGTCTTTGTAGATTCGCCTTACTCAGACAATGTGAAGTACTCAGACCATCCAAGTTGCATCGGGAAAATATCTTGCGAAAGAGAGGAATTCTTTGATGAATTAGAGAAGGTAGCAAAAGAGATACACCGTATTTTAAAACATGGTAAAGTCATGGCATGGCTTATTGGAGACCACTGGAGGAAAAATACGGGGTATATTCCAGTTGGATTCAAGGTCTATAATATGCTTTGCAGACATTTTGAGCCTGTTGATGTTATTTGTGTTGTCAGGCGAAATCAGACATCTAATACTGGTATCTGGCACAAAAGGGCGAGAGAGTTTAATTTTTACCTTAGGGGATTTAAATACCTTTTTATTATGCAAAAACCAAATCGGGAGGAGCCATGAAACTACATTATGTAGAGATTGAAAATCCTGAAACCCAAGAAAGTATCATTGTTGATATGGAGGGACCTTATCACCCTAAAAACGAAAGAATTGGCGAGCAGATCTATGGAATAACTTTGTTAATAGACAATGTCCCATATCATTTTGAGAAATATATACCGACGAAAGAGGAAATAAGAAAATTTAAAATTGAGAACGAAGGACATATGTTATACTCAAAAGGTGGTTTTGTTTATCGGCTTGTGCCATTTGCTAAATAGGTGAATGGTATGGTGTCCCAAGTGCCATGCGTGGGGTGTCCATAATTTCTTATAAAAGGGTGAAAGTGCTATAATAGACCATGAATGAAGTGCTTTATAGAAAACTTGAAAGACTTAAAGAGGAAATCCATTATTTAGAAATAAATAAAACGAAATTTCTAAAGAATCTACAAACATCCATTGATATAAAAAAAATAACAGAACGTTCTATCTATCTCTGTACAGAAATTGTTCTCGATATTTCAGAGATGTCCATTGCTATTAAAGGACTTCCGAAGCCTTCTACCTACAGCGATTCCATATATAAACTTGGTGATTATAAGATTATTCCAAAGAGTTTTGCTCACAAGTTTATCTATATTGCTGGTTTGAGAAACTTCCTCGCCCACGACTACCAGATAGATACCACTCCCGATTTAAAAAGGTTTTTGAAATTAGGATTAAATGACATTAAAAGATTTATAAACTTTATAGAAAAACTATGATTAATAAAAAAGAAAAAATAACGAATATTCTTAAAAGAAATCCAGTCGTTGAATTTGCATATCTATTTGGTTCAAGGGTAAAAGGCATCTCAGACGAAAGGAGCGATTGGGATATTGCAATCTATTTCAAGAAAGACCCTATTAAACTTCCTCAATGGGCAATCTTTTACCTTGAGGCAGAGATATCAAAAGAGATAGGGAATGAAGTCCAGATTACAGCCTTGAACAATCTGGATTTACCTGTATTTTTATTTCAGATAATAAGCGATGGCTTACTTCTTATTGATAAGTATCCTGAGAAACGAATTTTATTTGAAACGGGAGTGCTCCGAAGATACCATGACTGGCAGTATTTTCTAAAAAGGCAAATGGCGTACAAATAAATTTGTTTATGCTTGATTTTGAAAGACTTAAAAGGGAGATTGAGCCATAATGGAAAAGAGAAGATATGAAAGAAAGCCAGCAAATTATGATATTGAGTATAGTGTAGTTGTTATGAATATAAGAGAACTCAAAAGGATAACCGCCAGAGGAATTATTGTTGATACTTCTTTAGGTGGATTTGGTTTAAAAACAGATTATCTCCTTGAACGGGGTCATGTAGTTACACTCAAAGATATGGACATTCCTGAGATTCTCAAATATCATGGTATTGTTCGGTGGAGCAATAAGATTAATGGTTCATACAGAGCTGGTTTGTCGTATAAATATGAAATTTAAAGATGTAAAATGATAATAGTTTATTAAAAGGAGGATGCCATGTTTAAAGGTTCAATGGTAGCGATAGTAACACCTTTTAGAAACGGGAAGATTGATGAAAAGGCACTCGGAGATTTAATTGAGTGGCACATAAAAGAAGGCACAGATGCCATAGTTCCCTGCGGGACAACAGGGGAGTCAGCAACACTTGATTATGATGAACACTACAGGGTTATAGAAGTCACGATAGAAGCAGTAAATAAGCGGGTTCCTGTGATTGCAGGCACAGGGGCAAACAGCACAGATGAAACGATAATGATGACCAAAAAGGCAAAGGAACTCGGTGCAGATGGTGCACTTCTTGTCGTCCCCTATTATAATAAACCGACACAGGAGGGATTATACCAGCATTACGAAAAGGTAGCAGAAGAGGTGAATATCCCTATAGTCCTTTATAATGTTCCCGGAAGGACAGGCCTTAATATGCTCCCTTCAACTGTGGCAAGGCTGTCAGAGATAGATAACATAGTCGGGATTAAAGAGGCGAGCGGTGATATGAAGCAGGTAAGCGAGGTTATTCGCCTCTCTGGAGATAGGATAAATGTCGTCTCTGGAGATGATTTTACCACATTTCCACTCCTTGCGCTCGGTGGAAAAGGTGTGATCTCTGTGACTGCTAATATCGCCCCTAAAGATGTTGCAACAATGATAGATGCCTGGGACAAAGGAAATATAGGTGAAGCAAGGGAGATGCACTACAAACTTGAGCCCCTCAATCAGGCAATGTTTTTCGAAACAAACCCGATTCCTGTAAAGACAGCACTCGGTTTAATGGGTAAATGTACCGATGAATTAAGACTCCCGCTCTGTGCGATGTCACAGGCAAACAGAGAAAGGCTTGCGAAGGTGATGAGGGATTATGGATTGATATAAATGGGGGTGGTATTATGATTAATGCGGTGGTTACTGGTGCAGCAGGTAGAATGGGTGGGAGGATAATAGCGTTGATGAGAGATAGTCAAGGATTAAGACTCTCTGGTGCTGTTGAGAAAGAAGGACATCATGCTATTGGAAAAGACGCAGGTGAAATTAATGGTATAGGGAAAATTGGAATTAACATCACCGATAGTCTGATAGATTGCTTAAAGGATGCAAATGTCATCATAGATTTTACAACTCCATCGTCAACACTTAAGGCTCTAAATGTCGCTTCAGGGAAAAAGATTCCAATGGTTATTGGAACAACAGGGTTCAATAGGGAGGAAATGGCAGAGGTAAAGTTGCTTGCAGGCAGGATACCATCTGTGATCGCCCCGAATATGAGTGTTGGAGTTAACCTGCTTCTAAAGGTGCTCTCAGATATCGCGAAGATTCTCGGTGATGATTATGATATAGAGATTGTCGAGGCTCACCACAGGTTAAAGAAGGATGCCCCAAGTGGGACAGCACTGAAGATGGCACAGGTGATAGCAGAGGCTCTCGGAAGGAATCTGGATGAAGTTGGAGTATATGCCAGAAAGGGTGTAATAGGTGAAAGGACAAAAAAAGAGATTGGTATCCAGACTCTCAGGGCGGGGGATATTGTTGGTGAACACACTGTTCTTTTTGGTGGACTTGGCGAAAGGATAGAAATAACCCACAGGGTATCAAGCCGTGACACATTTGCAAGAGGGGCGCTTAAGGCAGCCAGATGGGTTGCAGATAAAAACGCTGGTATCTATGATATGATGGATGTGCTGGGGTTGAAATAAAAAGGTAGACAACGGACTTTATGTCCGTTGATTCAGAAAGAATCAACGAGGATAAACCTCGTTGTCTACCTTGTAACATTATTGTTTCTTATGGCATTTAGCACAGTTTGGCGCCTCCTTTGTGCTGAAGGCTTTTGTGCCATTGTGACATGTGCCGCAGAACTTACCTTCATTCATATCCTTCATGGTCATCTTTGCAGAACCTTCCTTGCCAGGTCCTTTCATTGCAAAGATCTTTGGATGACAGTCATTGCACTTTAGACCTTTGTCGGCATGGGTTTTGCCATCGAGGATTACTTTACCTAAGGTTCCACCTTTGTATTCAATAGTCTTTCCAGGCGCAACTGCAAGTGCTGTTCCGATTGCAAGTGAGAGGGATATAAGTGCAATTACAAATAGAAGAACAGACCTTCTTAACATCATCTACACCTCCTTTCGAAAAGAGAAAATAAGTAAGGGCAAACTCGGTATGCTTAATACCATAATATCTCAATCTTTGTCAAGCACTTACATTCGATAGAGATTTGTCAGGGGACAATCAAAGGTGGACTAATGTGACAATCAAAAGTGAACTGAAAATTGAGAAAAGGAATTGACAATAGATATAGGGTTTGTTATATTTCCTTCTACATGATAGAGGAATCAAGAAAGATATGGATGGATGGAAAGTTCGTAGACTGGGCAGATGCAAATGTCCATATACTAACCCATACACTCCACTATGGACTTGGCGTCTTCGAGGGAATACGATGCTACAAAGCCAAAAAGGGTTCTGCTGTTTTCAAATTGAAAGAACATATAAGAAGGCTATTTTTATCAGCGCATATCTTTCAGATAGATATACCCTATACAGAGAAAGAAGTAGAGAAGGCAATTATTGAGACTGTGAGGATCAATGGTCTTGAAGAGTGTTACATCCGTCCCCTTGTCTATATAGGATATGGTGCGATGGGACTTTATCCCAGGGATAACCCAATAAGGGTAGCAATAGCAACATGGCCGTGGGGGACATATCTGGGGGATGAGGGAATAAAAAATGGAATAAGAGTCAAAGTCTCTTCTTTTGCCAGATACCATGTTAATACATCTATGAGCAGGGCTAAGGTCTGTGGTTATTATATTAATTCCCAGATGGCAAAAAAGGAAGCGATATTATCAGGATACGATGAGGCTTTATTACTCGATACAGATGGATATGTCTCTGAAGGGAGTGGCGAGAATATATTCATCGTCAGAAATGGTATCATTAAGACCACTCCATTAACATCAATCCTTGAGGGAATAACACGGGATAGCATCATAAATATAGCAAAAGACGAAAACTATGAGATTGTTGCCGAACGATTCACAAGAGACGAGGTATATATAGCGGATGAGGCATTCTTTACAGGAACAGCTGCAGAAGTAACACCGATAAAGGAAGTTGATGGAAGGATAATTGGAAATGGTAAACCAGGACCGATAACAAAGAATCTGCAAGAGATATTCTTTAATATCGTTACTGGAATGAATGATAGATACGCTGAATGGCTGACATATATATAGCGAATGCCGTTCCAAGTGCTATTGCCGAAGTGGTGGAACTGGTAGACACGCACGTTTGAGGGGCGTGTGGGGAAACCCATGGGGGTTCGAGTCCCCCCTTCGGCACCATTTAAAGACAGTGAAAAATGAAGAGTTAAGAGTGAGGGAGAGGACAATGATATTAAGGCTTTTAGCACTTACCATCGCCACAATATTTATCCTTTCATGTTCAACAACAAAGGAACATTCTGAGATACAATTTGACCCAAAAGCTCTGTTCACTGATGCGAGCAAAAAGATTCGGAAGGGTGAATATGAAGAAGCAAGGGAGGCACTGAAGAAGATACAGGAAAAGGATGTCGAAAAGAATTACGCCGTACTTACACAGATAAGACTTGCAGACAGTTATTATGATGAAGGCAGCTATGAAGAGGCTATTACTGAATATAAAAAGTTCCTTACGCTCTATCCATTTAATAAATATGCAACCTATGTTCAGTATCAGACAGCCATGTCATATTTCAGACAGATAGAAGGTGCGGACAGAAATGCGGTGGTGATTAAAAACGCAATCGCTGAATTCGAAAAATTGAAAAAACTCTATCCGAGAAATCCATATAAAGAAGAAATAGAAGAACGATTGAGAATTGCCAGAAATCTCGCATCAGAATATGAATTTTATGTAGGACATTTTTATTACAAGAAAGGCTCCTATAAAGCTGCAACAGGTCGTTTTGAAGTTCTTCTGAAGGAATATCCAAAATCTCCACGGGAGGCAGATGCACTTTATTATCTTGGACTCTCGTATAAAGAACTTGGGAATAAAGAAAAGGCATCTAATTCTTTCAGACTACTCCTTTCAGAATATCCCGACCACAGGAATGCCAGAGACGCAAAGAATATAATCACAAAACTCCAGAAATGAAGTATTATTCTATCCTTCTCGACCTGAAAGGTCGTAGTGCTGTTGTTGTTGGTGGTGGTTCTGTTGCCGAGAGAAAGGTTCTCTCCCTTATCGAATGTTCAGCGGATATCACAGTTATAAGTCCAGATGCAACCCCTGTGTTAAAAGAACTCTCAAAGCAGAAAAGGATTCGCCTACTCAAGAGAGACTTCACCACTGATGACCTCAACGGTGCCCTCATGGTAATAGCGGCTACATCTAATAGAAAGGTTAATACTGCTGTCTCTTATGAAGCAAAGAAGAGAGGCATACTTGTAAATGTAGTAGATGTACCTGAAGAATGTAGTTTCATAGTTCCCTCTGTTGTTCAACGAGGTGACCTTCTGATAGCCATATCCACCAGTGGAAAGAGTCCTGCGATGGCTAAAAAGATACGCGTGGAACTCGAATCCCTCTATGGCAAAGAATATGAACTATTTCTCAGTATGATGGGAGAGATAAGGGCTCGGGCAATGAAGGATATCAAAAATGAATCAAAAAGACAGGGGCTTTTCTCCTCACTTGTTTCATCAGACATTCTTAAACTTCTCAAAGAGGGCAAAGTTAAAGAAGCTGAAGAAGAGGCTGAGAGGATATACTACAGGATTAAGGGGTAAGGATTAAAGGATTGAACATGATTAAAGGAACAAGCCTTACTCCTTAATCCTTTCATTACATATTCCCTGATAGGCACAGTAACCACATGCCATATAGCTTGGCTTTGCATTAAATACCTTTGAACGAATCACCGATGATACATCTCTTATAATTTCGATTGTCGTCTCCATATCCTTCTCTGTCTTCTGTGTAACTCCAATAAGTCCACTCTCGATAAAGTGGAGCTCTAATCTATCTGGTATTTTCCTAAATCTCTCTCTGTAAGCAAGTGCATAGATCAAAAGCTGGAGACTCTCTTTAGCCTTCCTGTGCGCCTCTTTTTCTCTTACTACATCAGAGGTCTTATAGTCTATTATTACAACGCCGCCGCCGTCTTCATCTACCCTGTCCCACCGTCCTTTAACTACAGTGTTATCTATCTGGAATAGAAATTCCTTCTCAATATATGTGGGAATACTTCCTTTCTCCTCCTCACGATTATAAAACATCCTGAGTGCAGATTTGCCTGCTTCAAATCTCTGTTCTTCATGCTCCCTTGTGAGAAAACCTTCACTCCGCCATGACTTCTCAAAGACGGCAATCAGATCTTCTAATCTCATCTGTTCACCTTCTATCTTCCTCCTGTAGTATTCGCTTACCACATCGTGCATCGCCTTCCCATATATAACAGCATGGTGCTGCATTATCGGAACCCTGAGTATGTGGATATATTTATATTTCAATGGACATGTAAGATAATCGTCTATCTGATAATGACTCAATGTCATGGCTTCGACAGACTCAGCCTGAGCTTGTCGAAGGTCTCGATTCTTAAAGAAATTCGGTGCTGAGCCAGTCGAAGCAAACCGTTCAATCGCCTCGATGGCAGAGGTCTTGGAAATCTTTTTATCAACATCAGGTACATCAAGTGCCTCTCTCACAAATCTGCTTATTTTTTTTGCCCTTATGCCTCCATAGTCCCTTGCACCTGTAAAATATAACTCTTTTAATGCCCTCGTCATCCCCACATAGAATAGTCTTCTTTCCTCCTGGTAATGGAAATCACCTGAGGGGAGTGTGTCCTTTACAAGGGCATCAGGAAGTTCTATGGGGTCACTCTTTCTTTTAAGTGGAAATTTACCTTCTACCAGACTAACTATAAATACTACAGGGAACTCGAGCCCCTTTGCCTTATGCACCGTTATCACATTTACTGCATCGACATCAGGGTCTGCCTCAGCAGTTGCAGGGTCATCCCCTGCCTCTATAAGCAGATCAAGATATTTCACGAACTGTGTAACCCTCTCTGCTGGAGAAACAATTTCAAAATTCTTTATTATCTCAAAGAACCTGGCTATGTTCTGAATAGACTCCTCTGCCATAGGGGTAAGCATCTGACTTAATTGCTTTAGATAACCTGTCTCTGTGATAAATGAGTAAAGTAATTGACCTGGAGATAACTCCACAGATATTCTGTTGTATTTAATAATATCTTCTATAATCTTCTGGATCGCCGCCTTTCCTTCTATGGATATTGTCTCAGAGAGGTCGGGGAAATCGTTTAGACGCAGAAAGATATGGTGAAGCGTGTAGTTTATGCGGGATGCCTTATTCATACAAAGGGTAAGGTCGTATGAAGGCAATCTGTATATCTCAGATGATGCAAGATGATAAAGGCTTACGCTGTCAGAGAAATCAGAAATGGATTTCAGAAAAGATATCATGAGCCTCACCTCGGCCCGGCTGTAAAGCCCTCTGCTTCCAGAGAATCTGAATGGTATGCCTTTCATATTTAATGACCTCAAGAATGGGTCGGCATCGTTATTTGATCTGACCAGTATTGCAAAATCCCTGTATCTATATCCCTCCTCAGAGATCTTCTTTTCAATA is part of the Nitrospirota bacterium genome and encodes:
- a CDS encoding BsaWI family type II restriction enzyme: MKFRDLVDLYEKKKREFGIDAYKHISELLREAKEIHKRDWFKNPTPQKDHEQSWKGFKGNNLEKLIVHIIKDEVESLGLKIVKGSKLDRTKPKNLSEELSRVKRAVLVNYGEWGMHLPDADIIIYDPTNLKVIAILSSKSTLRERIAETGYWKIKLSQDPVTKNIKVLFITPDEDDTLTTKKPTKKGRAIVEVDTDGSYVMSETKVEESDKVKMFDKFISDLREFIDNERGKEK
- a CDS encoding DNA methyltransferase, yielding MKEVKKSKKIEPIFESTTLWDFPTQNYGDMPHGDNKFNGVTPAFVIWNLLQRYTKECDLVVDPMCGSGTTIDVAKELGRKVIGYDIAPYRQDIIQNDARHIPLEHDSVDFVFVDSPYSDNVKYSDHPSCIGKISCEREEFFDELEKVAKEIHRILKHGKVMAWLIGDHWRKNTGYIPVGFKVYNMLCRHFEPVDVICVVRRNQTSNTGIWHKRAREFNFYLRGFKYLFIMQKPNREEP
- a CDS encoding HepT-like ribonuclease domain-containing protein translates to MNEVLYRKLERLKEEIHYLEINKTKFLKNLQTSIDIKKITERSIYLCTEIVLDISEMSIAIKGLPKPSTYSDSIYKLGDYKIIPKSFAHKFIYIAGLRNFLAHDYQIDTTPDLKRFLKLGLNDIKRFINFIEKL
- a CDS encoding nucleotidyltransferase domain-containing protein, translating into MINKKEKITNILKRNPVVEFAYLFGSRVKGISDERSDWDIAIYFKKDPIKLPQWAIFYLEAEISKEIGNEVQITALNNLDLPVFLFQIISDGLLLIDKYPEKRILFETGVLRRYHDWQYFLKRQMAYK
- a CDS encoding PilZ domain-containing protein; its protein translation is MEKRRYERKPANYDIEYSVVVMNIRELKRITARGIIVDTSLGGFGLKTDYLLERGHVVTLKDMDIPEILKYHGIVRWSNKINGSYRAGLSYKYEI
- the dapA gene encoding 4-hydroxy-tetrahydrodipicolinate synthase, producing MFKGSMVAIVTPFRNGKIDEKALGDLIEWHIKEGTDAIVPCGTTGESATLDYDEHYRVIEVTIEAVNKRVPVIAGTGANSTDETIMMTKKAKELGADGALLVVPYYNKPTQEGLYQHYEKVAEEVNIPIVLYNVPGRTGLNMLPSTVARLSEIDNIVGIKEASGDMKQVSEVIRLSGDRINVVSGDDFTTFPLLALGGKGVISVTANIAPKDVATMIDAWDKGNIGEAREMHYKLEPLNQAMFFETNPIPVKTALGLMGKCTDELRLPLCAMSQANRERLAKVMRDYGLI
- the dapB gene encoding 4-hydroxy-tetrahydrodipicolinate reductase is translated as MINAVVTGAAGRMGGRIIALMRDSQGLRLSGAVEKEGHHAIGKDAGEINGIGKIGINITDSLIDCLKDANVIIDFTTPSSTLKALNVASGKKIPMVIGTTGFNREEMAEVKLLAGRIPSVIAPNMSVGVNLLLKVLSDIAKILGDDYDIEIVEAHHRLKKDAPSGTALKMAQVIAEALGRNLDEVGVYARKGVIGERTKKEIGIQTLRAGDIVGEHTVLFGGLGERIEITHRVSSRDTFARGALKAARWVADKNAGIYDMMDVLGLK
- a CDS encoding cytochrome c3 family protein, with the protein product MMLRRSVLLFVIALISLSLAIGTALAVAPGKTIEYKGGTLGKVILDGKTHADKGLKCNDCHPKIFAMKGPGKEGSAKMTMKDMNEGKFCGTCHNGTKAFSTKEAPNCAKCHKKQ
- a CDS encoding branched-chain amino acid transaminase → MIEESRKIWMDGKFVDWADANVHILTHTLHYGLGVFEGIRCYKAKKGSAVFKLKEHIRRLFLSAHIFQIDIPYTEKEVEKAIIETVRINGLEECYIRPLVYIGYGAMGLYPRDNPIRVAIATWPWGTYLGDEGIKNGIRVKVSSFARYHVNTSMSRAKVCGYYINSQMAKKEAILSGYDEALLLDTDGYVSEGSGENIFIVRNGIIKTTPLTSILEGITRDSIINIAKDENYEIVAERFTRDEVYIADEAFFTGTAAEVTPIKEVDGRIIGNGKPGPITKNLQEIFFNIVTGMNDRYAEWLTYI
- a CDS encoding outer membrane protein assembly factor BamD, with translation MILRLLALTIATIFILSCSTTKEHSEIQFDPKALFTDASKKIRKGEYEEAREALKKIQEKDVEKNYAVLTQIRLADSYYDEGSYEEAITEYKKFLTLYPFNKYATYVQYQTAMSYFRQIEGADRNAVVIKNAIAEFEKLKKLYPRNPYKEEIEERLRIARNLASEYEFYVGHFYYKKGSYKAATGRFEVLLKEYPKSPREADALYYLGLSYKELGNKEKASNSFRLLLSEYPDHRNARDAKNIITKLQK
- a CDS encoding bifunctional precorrin-2 dehydrogenase/sirohydrochlorin ferrochelatase, which encodes MKYYSILLDLKGRSAVVVGGGSVAERKVLSLIECSADITVISPDATPVLKELSKQKRIRLLKRDFTTDDLNGALMVIAATSNRKVNTAVSYEAKKRGILVNVVDVPEECSFIVPSVVQRGDLLIAISTSGKSPAMAKKIRVELESLYGKEYELFLSMMGEIRARAMKDIKNESKRQGLFSSLVSSDILKLLKEGKVKEAEEEAERIYYRIKG
- a CDS encoding ATP-dependent DNA helicase → MQEYLEELNLEQRGAVEHGDGPLLIIAGAGTGKTRVITYRIVHLITTKKANPEEILALTFTEKAATEMEERVDIFLPYGYNDVWIGTFHAFGDSILRDHALEIGLSTDFRVLSQPEQVIFLRRHLFNLPLNYFRPLGDPTKHLQALLKVISRAKDEDVTPEEYLHYADTLYRAAIAQPENPKLQTSRLTLRQAQGVQFCEHGEPVEPSTKSPSSELLDEALRQKEVAEFYRYYQGIMAKEGFIDFGDQVNLVLKLFRGRAAILKKYQERFKYILVDEFQDTNYAQFELVRLLAERHRNITVVGDDDQSIYKFRGAAISNILKFKEYYPETKQIVLIRNYRSTQNILDAAYRLIQFNNPDRLELRNQIDKRLIAVQHRNTASPQHLYYDTLTSESDAVVSIIEKKISEEGYRYRDFAILVRSNNDADPFLRSLNMKGIPFRFSGSRGLYSRAEVRLMISFLKSISDFSDSVSLYHLASSEIYRLPSYDLTLCMNKASRINYTLHHIFLRLNDFPDLSETISIEGKAAIQKIIEDIIKYNRISVELSPGQLLYSFITETGYLKQLSQMLTPMAEESIQNIARFFEIIKNFEIVSPAERVTQFVKYLDLLIEAGDDPATAEADPDVDAVNVITVHKAKGLEFPVVFIVSLVEGKFPLKRKSDPIELPDALVKDTLPSGDFHYQEERRLFYVGMTRALKELYFTGARDYGGIRAKKISRFVREALDVPDVDKKISKTSAIEAIERFASTGSAPNFFKNRDLRQAQAESVEAMTLSHYQIDDYLTCPLKYKYIHILRVPIMQHHAVIYGKAMHDVVSEYYRRKIEGEQMRLEDLIAVFEKSWRSEGFLTREHEEQRFEAGKSALRMFYNREEEKGSIPTYIEKEFLFQIDNTVVKGRWDRVDEDGGGVVIIDYKTSDVVREKEAHRKAKESLQLLIYALAYRERFRKIPDRLELHFIESGLIGVTQKTEKDMETTIEIIRDVSSVIRSKVFNAKPSYMACGYCAYQGICNERIKE